Proteins encoded together in one Peribacillus asahii window:
- a CDS encoding DUF192 domain-containing protein, protein MKNRIKTKMIKILSGNREIRLTVQVADTQKKIEKGLMFVEKLPENEGMLFVFSRKIYGGFWMENTLIPLSIAFLDSDGEILKILDMEPCKGNKCPIYDPKLSYHYAIEVNLGWFEKNQIEEGDYVKFD, encoded by the coding sequence ATGAAAAATAGAATAAAAACAAAAATGATAAAAATACTCAGTGGAAACAGGGAAATTAGATTAACCGTTCAAGTTGCAGATACTCAAAAAAAAATAGAAAAGGGCTTAATGTTTGTTGAAAAATTACCTGAAAATGAGGGGATGTTATTTGTGTTTTCAAGAAAAATATATGGTGGATTTTGGATGGAAAACACATTAATCCCTTTATCTATTGCTTTTCTTGATTCAGATGGGGAAATTCTAAAGATACTGGATATGGAGCCTTGTAAAGGGAATAAATGTCCTATCTATGATCCAAAACTTTCTTATCATTATGCAATTGAAGTGAATCTTGGATGGTTTGAAAAGAATCAAATCGAAGAAGGGGATTATGTAAAGTTTGATTGA
- a CDS encoding VOC family protein, with the protein MFSKVGQIMLYVNNQDEAVKFWTEKLGFTVVAEENNNQGLRWIEIAPKKGAETSLILHNKDFVSKMSPELNLDTPSLMFFTENLEQLHSDLLNKQITVGEIVNMPSGRVFNFADNEENYFAVMEKK; encoded by the coding sequence ATGTTTAGTAAAGTCGGTCAAATTATGTTGTATGTCAATAACCAAGATGAGGCAGTAAAATTCTGGACAGAAAAATTAGGCTTTACTGTAGTAGCTGAAGAGAACAACAATCAGGGATTGAGATGGATTGAAATTGCTCCAAAAAAAGGTGCAGAAACAAGCCTCATTCTGCACAATAAGGATTTCGTTTCTAAAATGTCTCCCGAATTAAATCTCGATACTCCCTCTTTAATGTTTTTCACGGAGAATCTCGAACAATTACACAGTGACTTATTAAATAAACAAATTACAGTCGGAGAGATTGTAAATATGCCATCTGGTAGAGTATTTAACTTTGCAGATAATGAAGAAAACTATTTTGCAGTAATGGAAAAAAAGTAA
- a CDS encoding IS110 family transposase: MNYNQNHKIAQITPKTLVIGIDIAKHHHVARAQDYRGMELGSTCFFDNTQEGFRTFINWIIQIKESCEMDSVITGMEPTGHYWLNLAHILKEEQIKFVTVNPLHVKHSKELDDNSPTKNDVKDAKVIAQLVKDGRYAEPTIPQGVFAELRVAKKLRDLLNVDLQIVQGQVHNWLDRYFPEFFTVFKSWEGKAALHLLKLEALPHELVNYTEEELLDYLRQEVKRSIGIKKIQSLKEAANRSIGIRQGAMMAKMELRSLIQKYELIQAKFEELDHTLDTLLQDIPGVDQMLEITGIGRDTVAGFFAEVGDLSEYNHPRQITKLAGLSLKENTSGKHKGRTTITKRGRKKLRALLFRASMILVAKNKAFKALHHYYTTRPDNPLKKMQSLIALCNKLIRILFSIGQKQFVFQEEKMLKDIPHMHAFIQEPIAA, encoded by the coding sequence ATGAATTATAACCAAAATCATAAAATAGCTCAAATTACACCTAAAACCTTAGTAATCGGTATTGATATTGCGAAACATCATCATGTAGCTAGAGCACAAGATTATCGTGGAATGGAGCTAGGATCTACTTGCTTTTTTGATAATACCCAAGAAGGATTTAGGACATTTATTAATTGGATTATTCAAATAAAAGAGTCTTGCGAAATGGATTCTGTCATTACTGGAATGGAGCCAACTGGCCATTATTGGCTTAATTTAGCTCATATTCTAAAGGAGGAACAGATTAAGTTCGTAACGGTCAACCCTTTACATGTCAAGCACAGTAAGGAGTTAGACGATAACTCTCCAACTAAAAATGATGTAAAAGACGCGAAAGTCATTGCACAACTAGTCAAAGATGGTAGATACGCTGAACCAACCATACCACAAGGGGTTTTCGCGGAACTGCGTGTGGCTAAGAAATTACGCGATCTATTAAATGTGGACTTACAAATTGTGCAGGGACAGGTACACAACTGGCTTGATCGATATTTTCCAGAGTTCTTTACCGTTTTTAAAAGTTGGGAGGGAAAGGCAGCTCTTCATTTATTAAAACTTGAAGCGTTACCTCATGAGCTAGTGAACTATACAGAAGAAGAATTACTCGATTACTTAAGGCAAGAAGTGAAGAGAAGTATAGGAATAAAGAAGATTCAATCCTTAAAAGAAGCAGCCAATCGCTCGATTGGCATTCGTCAGGGTGCCATGATGGCTAAAATGGAATTAAGATCATTAATTCAAAAATATGAACTCATTCAAGCCAAGTTCGAAGAGCTTGACCATACTTTGGATACACTGCTTCAAGATATTCCAGGCGTTGATCAAATGTTAGAGATAACAGGAATTGGACGCGATACAGTGGCGGGTTTCTTCGCTGAAGTAGGGGATTTGAGTGAATATAATCATCCTCGTCAAATAACCAAACTGGCAGGACTTAGCTTAAAAGAAAATACATCTGGAAAGCATAAAGGGAGAACCACGATTACGAAACGTGGACGTAAGAAATTACGAGCATTATTATTTCGGGCATCTATGATTCTAGTAGCGAAGAATAAAGCCTTTAAAGCCCTACATCATTATTACACAACGAGACCTGACAATCCGTTGAAAAAGATGCAGTCTTTAATTGCTTTGTGTAATAAGCTTATACGCATTCTCTTCTCCATTGGGCAGAAACAGTTTGTGTTCCAGGAAGAGAAGATGTTGAAGGATATCCCTCATATGCATGCATTTATTCAAGAACCAATAGCAGCTTAA
- a CDS encoding helix-turn-helix domain-containing protein, whose translation MEKKAETYDISFKKKAVDLFHQKKNYAAVSRELNTHRKNIQRWVKQFSEDGMVGLREKRGRKSGSSRVSSSTFENTQQKIKRLEAENELLKKLLKM comes from the coding sequence ATGGAGAAAAAAGCAGAGACTTATGATATATCATTCAAGAAAAAAGCAGTGGATTTATTTCATCAAAAGAAGAATTATGCAGCCGTTTCCAGAGAATTAAACACTCATCGAAAAAACATACAACGATGGGTTAAACAGTTTAGTGAAGATGGGATGGTTGGTCTTAGAGAAAAACGTGGCAGAAAAAGTGGGTCTAGTAGAGTCTCTTCATCTACCTTTGAAAATACCCAACAGAAAATAAAGCGATTAGAAGCTGAGAATGAACTATTAAAAAAGCTTTTAAAGATGTGA
- a CDS encoding IS3 family transposase, with protein sequence MNLKPSILFPIINDLSKQAHSIQLLCHLAKVSRSGYYKWIKRKALPSEKQIEDEKLKQKIIECHQKYKGIYGYRRIQIWLKRTYDIHINHKKVQRLLSELGIKAIIRKKRIYYGKKEPYLISNNYLNRSFYASRPNEKWVTDITYLIFNGQKLYLSAIKDLYNNEVVAYQISRRNDYKLVLDTLKKAIKGRNVKGLLLHSDQGYQYTSHNYNQLLTRNKMKASMSRKGNCWDNASMENFFSHLKTECFNLHTFKTSQEVRRAIKDYIHFYNHERFQTKLNNLTPIEYRSQAS encoded by the coding sequence ATGAATCTAAAACCTAGTATTCTATTTCCAATCATTAATGATTTATCTAAACAAGCTCACTCTATACAGCTACTTTGTCATCTAGCTAAAGTATCAAGAAGTGGATACTACAAGTGGATAAAGCGTAAAGCATTACCTTCGGAAAAGCAGATAGAGGATGAGAAGCTAAAGCAGAAAATAATAGAATGTCATCAGAAATATAAGGGCATCTATGGCTATAGAAGAATACAAATTTGGTTAAAGAGGACCTATGATATTCATATTAATCACAAAAAAGTTCAACGGTTACTAAGTGAGCTAGGTATTAAAGCAATTATCAGGAAGAAACGAATTTATTACGGTAAGAAAGAACCTTATCTTATCTCGAATAATTATTTAAATAGATCCTTTTACGCTTCTCGCCCTAATGAAAAGTGGGTAACGGATATTACGTACCTCATTTTCAATGGACAGAAACTATACTTGTCTGCCATCAAAGACCTATATAATAACGAAGTTGTTGCGTACCAAATTAGTAGACGTAATGATTATAAACTAGTCTTGGATACTCTTAAAAAAGCCATAAAAGGAAGGAATGTAAAGGGACTCCTTCTCCATAGTGATCAAGGATACCAATACACTTCCCATAACTATAATCAGCTACTCACAAGAAATAAAATGAAAGCTAGTATGTCTAGAAAGGGCAACTGTTGGGATAACGCTAGTATGGAAAATTTCTTTAGTCATTTAAAAACAGAATGTTTTAACCTGCATACTTTTAAAACTTCACAAGAGGTTAGAAGGGCTATTAAAGACTACATTCACTTTTATAACCACGAAAGGTTTCAAACCAAGCTAAACAACCTGACTCCTATCGAATATAGAAGTCAGGCTTCTTAA
- a CDS encoding nitroreductase family protein has translation MSVKNILEKRRSVRHYDSSYKISSEILTSIVESASKSPNGNNIQATRYLIIDDPDLRNLLLPIAFNQQQVIEASTLIVMLGDYQAFDKGNIIKIHEEGFQAGYFDESLRDYLANAAINYYENKSKEDLKLELTRDVSLASMSLILLANEAGFDTITMSGYDSKKLKDILNISERYLDVMLIAIGKGTKAGHKTVRHNVNKVMYRNTII, from the coding sequence ATGAGTGTGAAAAATATTTTGGAAAAAAGACGTTCAGTTAGACATTATGATTCAAGTTATAAAATAAGTTCAGAAATTCTAACCTCAATAGTTGAAAGTGCAAGTAAGTCACCTAATGGGAATAATATTCAAGCTACTCGATACTTAATTATTGATGATCCGGACTTAAGAAATTTATTACTGCCTATAGCTTTTAATCAACAACAAGTGATAGAAGCTTCAACTTTAATTGTTATGTTGGGTGATTATCAGGCATTTGACAAAGGTAATATTATTAAGATACATGAAGAAGGCTTTCAAGCAGGTTATTTTGATGAATCGCTAAGAGATTATCTAGCGAATGCTGCAATAAATTATTATGAAAATAAATCAAAAGAAGATCTAAAGCTAGAATTAACTAGAGATGTAAGTCTTGCGTCAATGTCATTAATTTTGTTAGCAAATGAAGCTGGTTTTGACACAATTACTATGTCAGGCTATGATTCTAAGAAATTAAAAGACATCTTAAATATTTCTGAAAGGTATTTAGATGTTATGCTGATAGCTATTGGTAAAGGTACTAAAGCCGGTCATAAGACCGTAAGGCATAATGTAAATAAGGTAATGTATAGAAACACAATAATTTAG
- a CDS encoding winged helix-turn-helix transcriptional regulator, whose amino-acid sequence MVIYNTGINIFMNIAGGKWKCLILFFLSQKSVRTKEFYELIPGITQKVLTDQLKQLEKDGLVRREIFKEVPPKVEYSLTDLGRSFVPVLNTMCEWGNKYAIIKGIDKDQQICCDHN is encoded by the coding sequence ATGGTTATCTATAATACTGGAATCAACATTTTTATGAACATTGCAGGTGGAAAATGGAAATGTTTAATACTCTTTTTCTTGAGTCAAAAATCAGTAAGGACAAAAGAGTTTTACGAATTAATACCTGGAATTACACAAAAAGTCTTAACAGATCAATTGAAACAGTTAGAAAAAGATGGCCTTGTACGAAGAGAAATATTTAAAGAAGTACCACCAAAAGTAGAATACAGCTTAACTGATCTAGGAAGATCATTTGTACCAGTATTAAACACAATGTGTGAATGGGGTAATAAGTATGCAATTATAAAAGGTATAGATAAAGATCAACAAATTTGTTGTGATCATAATTAA
- a CDS encoding kinase — translation MESKLIIIRGNSGSGKTTTAKSLQNHFGHGTLLVSQDVVRREMLKVHDREGNISIDLIRQIVEYGKDKCEFVIVEGILYKSRYGEMLNNLIQFYNQKTYTYYFDLSFEETVIRHNSSSKKMEFGEDSLRAWWNPNDYLSVEGETILTNDMSQNDVLKLILNQLQK, via the coding sequence ATGGAATCTAAGCTAATTATCATACGAGGAAACTCTGGGAGTGGAAAAACAACGACTGCGAAAAGTCTTCAAAATCATTTTGGGCATGGAACGCTATTGGTTTCTCAGGATGTCGTTCGACGTGAAATGTTGAAGGTCCACGATAGAGAAGGGAACATTTCAATTGATTTGATTCGTCAAATCGTAGAATATGGTAAAGATAAATGTGAATTTGTTATTGTGGAAGGAATCTTGTATAAAAGTCGTTATGGTGAAATGCTGAATAACTTAATCCAGTTCTATAACCAAAAGACATATACTTATTATTTTGATTTATCCTTTGAGGAAACAGTCATACGTCACAACTCTAGTTCTAAAAAGATGGAATTCGGAGAAGATTCTTTACGTGCCTGGTGGAATCCAAACGATTATCTTAGCGTGGAGGGAGAAACAATACTGACTAATGATATGTCACAGAACGATGTATTGAAACTGATTTTAAATCAACTGCAAAAGTAA
- a CDS encoding nucleoside 2-deoxyribosyltransferase, with the protein MMKFYIASSFKNIDKVRYVSKKLKDKGFIHTYDWTINKNITTLEELKEIGQEEKNAVMESDFVVIVLPGGKGTHIELGIALGQGKKIFLYSPDGAIDNFETTSTFYHLPDVEKCYGTLDDLLNKITI; encoded by the coding sequence ATGATGAAATTTTATATTGCATCTAGCTTTAAAAATATAGATAAGGTTAGGTATGTTAGTAAAAAGTTAAAAGATAAAGGATTTATTCATACATACGATTGGACAATTAATAAAAACATTACAACCTTAGAAGAATTAAAGGAGATCGGTCAAGAAGAGAAAAATGCAGTAATGGAATCTGATTTTGTTGTTATTGTATTACCAGGAGGAAAAGGTACTCATATTGAATTAGGTATTGCACTTGGTCAAGGTAAGAAGATTTTTCTTTATTCACCAGATGGAGCAATAGACAACTTTGAAACAACGAGTACTTTTTACCATTTACCGGATGTAGAGAAATGTTATGGGACACTCGATGATTTATTGAATAAGATTACTATCTAA
- a CDS encoding class I SAM-dependent methyltransferase has translation MNRIEFIRNEEKKYHDYCYENYKLFEEGSWLYKPVKTVMDLLPLFGDKENMNVLDLGSGVGRNSIPIAEAIKGRNGKVVCVDLLDSALNKLKEYIKKYKVEEVIRLEKADIGNFGIKQNKYDLIIAVSTLEHVKSEAVFDEVIQRMAKGTKNNGINCLIVNSEVEEINLETNEKLHALMELNLSTEIMLNKLCSLYSGWEVLMTIVNPLEYEITRSDQPILLKTNAITYVVRKNIG, from the coding sequence TTGAACAGAATAGAATTTATCAGAAATGAAGAGAAGAAATATCACGATTATTGCTATGAAAACTATAAATTATTTGAAGAAGGTTCTTGGTTGTACAAACCAGTTAAAACTGTTATGGATTTATTACCTTTATTTGGTGATAAAGAGAATATGAATGTCCTCGATTTAGGCTCAGGAGTTGGTAGAAATAGTATTCCAATTGCTGAAGCAATAAAAGGTAGGAACGGCAAAGTTGTTTGTGTAGATTTACTAGACTCGGCATTAAATAAGTTAAAAGAATATATCAAGAAATATAAAGTCGAGGAAGTAATACGATTGGAAAAAGCTGATATTGGGAACTTTGGAATAAAGCAAAATAAGTATGATTTAATTATTGCGGTATCAACATTAGAACACGTTAAATCAGAAGCAGTTTTTGACGAGGTAATTCAACGAATGGCAAAAGGTACAAAAAATAACGGAATAAATTGTCTCATAGTAAATTCTGAAGTTGAAGAAATAAATTTAGAAACAAACGAGAAACTACACGCACTAATGGAGTTAAACCTTTCGACAGAAATTATGCTAAATAAGTTATGTAGCCTTTATTCAGGATGGGAAGTATTAATGACAATAGTGAATCCATTAGAATACGAGATTACACGAAGTGATCAACCTATATTACTAAAAACCAACGCTATAACATATGTAGTAAGAAAAAATATTGGATAG
- a CDS encoding sigma-70 family RNA polymerase sigma factor, whose translation MTVSNKNFIKRLKKQKEDALEYVIDEYMPFVKAIALKILQPIGKRDSVDDCINDVFLEVWKNSHQFNGEEVDFKKWIGIITKYKAIDYYRVYEKQAAREKHLDELEQISTHSNLQKSILEREQRSELLFELSKLDELDRDIFIMKYFLGLNNSEIATSLHLTKSAVDNRLYRGKKKLAKNIKLKEQFII comes from the coding sequence ATGACCGTTTCTAATAAAAATTTTATTAAACGTTTAAAAAAGCAAAAAGAAGATGCACTGGAATATGTCATTGATGAGTATATGCCCTTTGTCAAAGCCATTGCACTTAAAATATTACAACCAATTGGTAAACGTGATTCAGTCGATGACTGTATCAATGACGTGTTTTTAGAAGTTTGGAAAAACAGCCATCAATTTAATGGCGAAGAAGTAGATTTCAAAAAATGGATTGGCATAATTACGAAGTATAAAGCAATCGATTACTATCGTGTCTATGAAAAGCAAGCGGCACGTGAAAAACACCTTGATGAACTCGAACAAATTAGTACCCATTCGAATTTACAAAAATCCATATTAGAACGTGAACAAAGAAGTGAGTTACTTTTTGAACTTAGTAAACTTGATGAATTAGATCGCGATATTTTTATTATGAAATACTTTTTAGGGTTAAATAATAGTGAAATTGCTACTTCACTGCATTTAACAAAATCAGCAGTCGATAATCGATTGTATCGTGGAAAGAAAAAATTAGCGAAAAATATTAAATTAAAGGAGCAGTTTATTATATGA
- a CDS encoding DUF4179 domain-containing protein: MNDYKKLVDINIDEIEPVEVSEFEKKRVKQYVLGTKKKIKAYKYIAVAVTITIGATIATSFAVPSLASQIPIINNIMGYFIDENSYNSNFAEVATDISQVQSSNGVSVMIEDAVYDGSSITVSYAIETNKDLGTNPYMSASFDVKGAEGMGATGTIEKVRETTYVGTEKITPHFNGNKPDNIEISWEPEAFVNMETNESVTGDWHFAFEVQSLENKKEVVNQSVTDHGVSVVISSYETNDLSTVIQYEQFVDEHILDEWPEVTVEIKNVQDNLGNSYSVDGNGGTSRDNGLSFEWSSTIKSIDPNAKTLTIVPVIYFSLGSGKGLETKEMDPIRIDLK; this comes from the coding sequence ATGAACGACTATAAAAAGTTAGTTGATATCAATATTGATGAAATAGAACCTGTGGAAGTCAGTGAATTTGAAAAAAAACGTGTTAAACAGTACGTATTGGGAACAAAGAAGAAAATAAAGGCTTATAAGTATATTGCGGTGGCAGTAACGATTACAATTGGAGCCACGATTGCTACCAGTTTTGCTGTACCGTCACTCGCATCTCAGATTCCAATTATCAATAATATTATGGGTTACTTTATAGATGAAAACTCTTATAATAGCAACTTTGCTGAAGTTGCAACAGATATTTCACAAGTTCAATCAAGTAATGGTGTATCCGTCATGATTGAGGATGCTGTATATGATGGATCTTCCATTACGGTTTCCTATGCAATTGAAACTAATAAAGATTTAGGGACAAATCCTTATATGTCTGCATCCTTTGATGTTAAAGGGGCTGAGGGAATGGGTGCAACGGGTACAATTGAAAAAGTTAGGGAAACAACTTATGTAGGAACAGAAAAAATAACACCTCATTTTAATGGGAATAAACCTGATAATATTGAAATTAGTTGGGAACCGGAGGCATTTGTAAATATGGAAACAAATGAATCTGTTACGGGTGATTGGCATTTCGCATTTGAAGTTCAATCTTTAGAAAACAAAAAAGAAGTTGTGAATCAATCCGTTACAGATCATGGCGTTTCAGTTGTGATTAGTTCCTATGAAACCAATGATTTATCGACTGTTATTCAATACGAACAATTTGTAGATGAACACATTCTAGACGAATGGCCAGAAGTAACAGTAGAAATTAAAAATGTACAAGATAATTTAGGAAATAGCTACAGTGTTGATGGTAATGGAGGTACTAGCCGTGACAATGGATTATCATTTGAATGGAGTAGTACGATTAAATCAATTGATCCAAATGCAAAAACATTAACGATTGTACCAGTTATATACTTTTCTCTTGGCTCAGGTAAAGGACTAGAAACAAAAGAAATGGATCCAATACGTATAGACCTAAAATAA
- a CDS encoding Arc family DNA-binding protein, translating to MSKRKAFPLRIDPKLYEVLEKWAQDELRSVNAQIEVILKEAAKKAGRIKKE from the coding sequence ATGAGTAAACGAAAAGCATTTCCACTGCGGATCGATCCAAAACTTTATGAAGTCCTGGAAAAATGGGCGCAGGATGAACTGAGAAGTGTGAATGCCCAAATCGAGGTCATCTTAAAAGAAGCGGCAAAAAAAGCGGGAAGAATCAAAAAAGAATAA
- a CDS encoding SPFH domain-containing protein — protein sequence MKEKSIFKMNGYAALVIALVCIVGGAFLVINALSVGGKVGGLVVFILGLIIATSLTIVQPNQAKVLTFFGTYIGVIRDQGLWATIPFTFKRRVSLRVTNFTSERLKVNDLEGNPIEIAAVVVYKVNDSAKALFDVENYEKFIQIQSETGIRHIASRYAYDSYEHGGENTLTLRQNSDEIAEVLVLDLQKRLDVAGVDVIEARIMHLAYSSEIAAAMLQRQQANAVLSARKVIVDGAVGLVKAAIVQLQEQEIVDLDEEKKAQMVNNLMVAIVSEKGTQPIINTGSIY from the coding sequence ATGAAGGAAAAATCAATTTTTAAAATGAATGGTTATGCAGCACTTGTCATTGCACTAGTGTGTATTGTTGGTGGAGCTTTCTTAGTAATCAACGCCCTATCGGTCGGAGGAAAAGTAGGCGGGCTCGTGGTTTTCATTCTAGGCCTAATTATTGCCACAAGTTTAACCATAGTGCAGCCAAACCAAGCAAAAGTATTGACGTTCTTTGGTACGTATATTGGTGTCATTCGGGACCAGGGATTGTGGGCAACGATTCCTTTCACTTTCAAACGAAGAGTATCGTTGCGTGTGACGAACTTTACGAGTGAACGGCTAAAGGTAAATGATTTAGAAGGAAATCCAATTGAAATCGCTGCAGTGGTGGTTTATAAAGTAAATGATTCAGCTAAAGCATTGTTTGATGTTGAAAACTATGAAAAATTCATTCAAATTCAAAGTGAGACAGGGATTCGTCATATTGCAAGCAGATATGCCTATGATTCGTACGAACATGGGGGCGAAAACACACTAACTCTAAGGCAAAATAGTGATGAAATTGCAGAGGTTCTTGTTCTTGATTTACAAAAGAGACTGGATGTTGCCGGTGTCGATGTTATTGAAGCCCGGATTATGCATCTTGCCTATTCTTCAGAAATTGCCGCTGCCATGCTTCAAAGACAACAAGCGAATGCCGTTTTATCTGCTCGTAAAGTGATTGTCGACGGGGCAGTGGGGCTTGTAAAAGCAGCGATCGTTCAGCTTCAAGAACAAGAAATTGTCGATCTGGATGAAGAGAAAAAAGCACAGATGGTTAATAACCTGATGGTTGCGATTGTTTCTGAGAAAGGAACACAGCCTATTATCAATACAGGAAGTATCTATTAA
- a CDS encoding VanZ family protein, whose amino-acid sequence MDKNIETYVKQIVSELNCSEKEKSEIAEEMKDHLHLLKSEYIEQGFSDGEATQKALQSFGDRKNIKEGFQYSLFPYYKIFKVGTWVLFGLYSFILLWNLIFIRILDRIINSSNPNYFNRYFWFPEDSNKFFDIEVWKLNSNIIPFQNTYEYMVGSDRFNLDIILHNTLGNILIFVPLGIFLPILFKKYKTFSKVCISSILITTTIEVLQFSLQIGQFDIDDIILNTTGGIMGYFILKSITKILNFTKWNVFQKTTS is encoded by the coding sequence TTGGATAAAAACATTGAAACCTATGTTAAACAAATTGTTAGTGAACTAAATTGTAGTGAGAAAGAAAAAAGTGAAATAGCTGAAGAAATGAAAGATCATCTACATTTATTAAAAAGTGAGTACATAGAGCAAGGTTTTTCAGATGGAGAAGCTACGCAAAAAGCATTACAAAGCTTTGGCGATAGAAAAAATATAAAAGAAGGATTTCAATATTCTTTATTTCCATATTACAAAATTTTCAAAGTAGGAACATGGGTATTATTTGGTTTATATTCTTTTATCTTACTCTGGAATTTAATATTCATAAGAATTTTAGACCGAATCATTAATTCTAGTAATCCTAATTATTTTAACCGATACTTTTGGTTCCCAGAAGACTCCAATAAGTTTTTTGATATAGAAGTATGGAAACTTAATTCCAACATTATCCCGTTCCAAAATACTTATGAATATATGGTTGGTTCTGATAGATTTAACTTGGATATTATACTTCATAATACATTAGGAAATATCCTGATTTTTGTGCCTTTAGGCATTTTTCTACCTATTTTATTTAAAAAATATAAGACATTCTCGAAAGTTTGTATAAGCAGTATCCTTATTACTACTACAATTGAAGTTTTACAATTTTCCCTTCAAATTGGTCAGTTTGACATAGACGATATAATTTTAAATACGACGGGAGGTATAATGGGTTATTTTATTTTGAAATCTATAACAAAAATCCTGAACTTCACCAAGTGGAATGTGTTTCAAAAAACGACAAGTTAA
- a CDS encoding PadR family transcriptional regulator: MDKEIMKGSIDILLLSIVNTRDMYGYEMVKTLKENSNELYNMSEGTLYPALKRLENKNWLQSYWNNPEAGARRKYYRITDDGKKELERKLQEWKKVNNLIKVCSEGMAWIKTLKPMLNKLLVN; this comes from the coding sequence ATGGATAAGGAGATTATGAAAGGAAGTATTGATATTTTACTTCTTTCCATTGTGAATACAAGGGACATGTACGGATATGAGATGGTAAAAACATTAAAAGAAAATAGTAATGAACTTTATAATATGAGCGAAGGTACCTTATATCCTGCTTTGAAAAGATTAGAAAACAAGAACTGGCTCCAGTCATATTGGAACAATCCTGAAGCTGGTGCTAGAAGAAAATACTACCGTATTACAGATGACGGTAAAAAAGAGTTGGAGAGAAAGTTACAAGAGTGGAAAAAAGTAAATAACTTAATAAAAGTATGTTCGGAGGGTATGGCTTGGATAAAAACATTGAAACCTATGTTAAACAAATTGTTAGTGAACTAA